In Harpia harpyja isolate bHarHar1 chromosome Z, bHarHar1 primary haplotype, whole genome shotgun sequence, a single window of DNA contains:
- the HIPK4 gene encoding homeodomain-interacting protein kinase 4, which produces MGTLVVGAEYYDLVATVGKGTFGEVTQGWRRSTGEMVAIKILNNEGHHGRVVKNELRLLQALREVNTEESHVVRFLESFGDGACTYLVFELLEQNLFEFQKQNNFLPLPVRHIRTITAQVLAALVKLKELSIIHADLKPENIMLVDHARYPFRVKLIDFGSASIVTEVCHVKEPYIQSRFYRAPEILLGLPFCEKVDIWSLGCVVAELHLGWPLYPGVNEYDQVRYICSTLGLPRGELLCAARKTWSFFQRVPHPTGSWQLKPPGKEMAKPMERRKYVFSSLDQLAVVNIRPVSYPGQEALAERCDLCGMVELVKRMLTWDSHERIMPSAALKHPFISLQQVKSSFKATRYYQLCQEDLRACHKDASTVEIFPGMEEGAFIPDDQCSIRKVIAQIDGLSLAELVGDTSDKSQQDVCQAPIPTRYGNRHHQHHRRPKTEPTASNLILLGSPGRREQHSHCNGSMVFGGIVEQNLPRRPYTLLHTKRAPVTRHEPKPPHPIPVPEDGLWGPAWDAPAVPGMLLPAQNWQHPQHH; this is translated from the exons ATGGGGACGCTGGTGGTTGGTGCCGAGTACTATGATCTGGTGGCCACGGTGGGGAAGGGAACATTCGGGGAGGTGACCCAGGGCTGGCGGAGGAGCACAGGGGAGATGGTGGCCATCAAGATCCTGAATAACGAAGGCCACCATGGCAGGGTGGTGAAGAATGAGCTGAGGCTGCTGCAGGCCTTGCGGGAGGTGAACACGGAAGAGTCACATGTCGTCCGTTTCCTCGAGTCCTTCGGAGATGGTGCCTGTACCTACCTGGTGtttgagctgctggagcaaaaCCTCTTTGAATTCCAAAAGCAGAACAACTTCTTGCCGTTGCCTGTCCGGCACATCCGTACCATCACAGCGCAGGTGTTGGCGGCACTGGTCAAGCTGAAGGAGCTCTCTATCATCCATGCCGACCTCAAGCCAGAGAACATCATGCTGGTGGACCATGCGCGCTATCCTTTCCGCGTCAAGCTCATCGACTTCGGCTCGGCGAGCATCGTCACTGAGGTCTGCCATGTCAAGGAACCCTACATCCAATCCCGCTTCTACCGGGCACCAGAGATCTTGTTGGGGTTGCCTTTCTGTGAGAAGGTGGACATCTGGTCTTTGGGTTGCGTGGTGGCTGAGCTTCACTTGGGTTGGCCGCTCTACCCCGGCGTCAACGAGTACGACCAGGTCCGATACATCTGCTCCACCTTGGGGCTACCACGGGGTGAGTTGCTCTGTGCCGCCCGGAAGACGTGGTCCTTCTTCCAACGGGTGCCACATCCCACTGGTTCCTGGCAGCTCAAACCACCAGGCAAGGAGATGGCGAAGCCAATGGAGAGGAGGAAGTATGTCTTCTCCTCGCTGGATCAGCTGGCGGTGGTGAACATCCGCCCCGTGTCTTATCCTGGCCAGGAGGCACTGGCCGAGCGCTGTGACCTGTGTGGGATGGTGGAGCTGGTCAAGAGGATGCTCACCTGGGACTCACATGAGAGGATCATGCCCAGCGCTGCCCTCAAGCATCCCTTCATCTCCTTGCAGCAGGTGAAGTCCAGCTTCAAGGCCACCCGGTACTACCAGCTCTGCCAAGAGGACTTGAGGGCATGCCACAAGGATGCCAGCACGGTTGAGATCTTCCCTGGCATGGAGGAAGGTGCCTTCATCCCCGACGACCAGTGCAGCATCCGGAAGGTCATCGCCCAGATAgatgggctcagcctggctgAACTGGTTGGGGACACCAGTGACAAGAGCCAGCAGGATGTCTGCCAAGCCCCCATCCCCACCCGCTACGGCAACCGGCACCACCAGCATCACCGGCGTCCCAAGACGGAGCCCACTGCCAGTAACTTGATCTTGCTGGGGTCCCCTGGCAGACGGGAGCAGCACAGCCACTGCAATGGCAGCATGGTCTTTGGTGGCATTGTGGAGCAGAACCTGCCTAGAAGACCGTACACCTTGCTCCACACCAAG AGAGCTCCAGTGACACGGCACGAACCCAAGCCCCCacatcccatccctgtccccgagGACGGGCTCTGGGGACCGGCCTGGGATGCCCCTGCTGTACCCGGCATGCTCCTCCCAGCACAGAACTGGCAACACCCACAGCACCACTGA
- the PRX gene encoding periaxin has product MEEDAELVELETAPEAGVTGVTVARDRHGLYIAKAPKSLRVHQGDQLLSARVFFEGAPPEDVARVLESATSCKVSLCLRHRTPSTRIPLGSTSTGSEGHQGKVARLSIPILTPSKKPPQAPSTVSTAAAGTVAVEFALPKLPKLVKSQSTTEPAPTATSTAALPAAEPKQPRATPSRLTVKEAAARKTPVMEEQPVKPEFPGIAAEVPAGTGTRLPAVEVAAPKVSMGLSLAGTAPPATLQAKEPALRLPQLEVAVPALMLPAVMPEPITTIIQPQIKLGEGDTPRSSHKGGGSPVPKTKLPDSGMARVEDKEGDAGTRGGFTGIRVPSIGIAIPSAAVELVPELSMPKLEPAISVEQPQLEVKLPARRSESPPEAPARLAFPAAVVPSIDIAVPRVGVGLALPAGADTTAVPDEGVAAVIPDMAARFAKGLQKLSLELEPKAPLPAVEIATPAQLAGDMPATGAKPKPPKFTLPRFGLSLAKLKMGSDGNGYPPASRGTTVPAPPSIAVAGPTVALDLALGTAGATGAGAKLKVPKLSLAPFGVKDGDKGAGGEEGPQDASAVMKLPQLGIGGDDGRSAELGSPGTPRLRVPRVGIALPATGSRRVPSLPKLPAGPELGGVVKLPKFGGSSPDIRIGGDAKMMRRGGSAESLSIGTAGRKMPESPGTILLKLKTRGAMADGGVQPSTPRFSVPAVGFTMPVKQPEEPVSRKIPKPTSVPALKVPMLELAPPGMDGVEETTGKDGAPGRQSRVKLPKFSAGFAGSGLEGEGRMRMGSVKKAVLVLVKPKEKGEDNRVVDPHPHVNGEAEGKARRRRWMPRVGFSPGGSPPDPPITQPKVGKMRLPNMERSPGDPEFSQRPVMTEVTPCFNLGGFRGEGTPKFQLPKLALTPQPCGEQ; this is encoded by the exons atgGAG GAGGACGCGGAGCTGGTGGAGCTGGAGACGGCACCAGAGGCCGGGGTGACAGGCGTCACCGTGGCCCGTGACCGCCACGGCCTCTACATCGCCAAGGCGCCCAAATCCCTGCGTGTCCaccaag GTGACCAGCTCCTCAGCGCCAGGGTTTTCTTCGAGGGGGCCCCCCCTGAGGACGTCGCACGGGTTCTGGAGAGTGCCACGTCCTGCAAGGTCTCACTCTGCCTCCGACATCGGACACCCAGCACCCGCATCCCCCTTGGCAGCACCAGCACCGGCAGCGAGGGACATCAGGGGAAGGTGGCCAGGCTG AGCATCCCGATCCTGACGCCCTCCAAGAAGCCGCCACAGGCACCCAGCACAGTGAGCACAGCAGCTGCCGGCACTGTGGCCGTGGAGTTTGCCCTTCCCAAGCTCCCCAAGCTGGTGAAGAGCCAGAGCACAACTGAACCAGCACCAACTGCCACATCCACTGCAGCGCTGCCAGCAGCGGAGCCCAAGCAGCCACGTGCGACGCCATCCCGGTTAACAGTGAAGGAAGCGGCAGCCCGCAAAACACCAGTGATGGAGGAGCAACCGGTGAAACCAGAGTTTCCTGGCATTGCCGCCGAGGTGCCAGCGGGTACTGGCACCCGGTTACcagctgtggaggtggcagcACCCAAAGTCTCCATGGGGCTGAGCCTCGCCGGCACGGCACCACCGGCCACCCTTCAAGCCAAGGAGCCGGCATTACGGCTGCCGCAGTTGGAGGTGGCTGTGCCAGCACTGATGCTGCCGGCGGTGATGCCGGAGCCCATCACAACCATAATTCAACCCCAAATCAAGCTGGGGGAGGGAGACACCCCCAGAAGCAGCCATAAGGGTGGGGGGAGCCCAGTGCCGAAAACCAAGCTGCCGGATTCCGGCATGGCCCGAGTAGAGGATAAGGAGGGGGATGCCGGCACGCGAGGGGGGTTCACCGGCATCCGTGTCCCCTCCATTGGCATCGCCATCCCCAGCGCCGCCGTGGAGCTCGTCCCTGAGCTCAGCATGCCCAAACTAGAGCCAGCCATCTCTGTTGAGCAACCGCAGTTGGAGGTGAAGCTGCCAGCACGGCGGTCAGAGTCGCCGCCAGAGGCACCGGCTCGGTTGGCTTTCCCGGCAGCGGTGGTGCCATCCATTGATATCGCTGTGCCGCGTGTTGGTGTGGGTTTGGCATTGCCAGCAGGTGCTGACACCACAGCGGTGCCGGATGAGGGGGTTGCTGCGGTGATACCGGACATGGCAGCCAGGTTTGCCAAAGGGCTCCAAAAGCTCAGCCTGGAGCTGGAGCCCAAAGCACCACTGCCGGCGGTGGAAATCGCCACCCCAGCACAGCTCGCCGGGGACATGCCAGCAACCGGCgccaaacccaaaccccccaaattcaCCCTGCCGCGGTTCGGATTGTCCCTTGCCAAGCTCAAAATGGGCAGCGATGGCAACGGGTATCCCCCGGCATCCCGCGGCACAACTGTGCCAGCGCCGCCCAGCATCGCCGTTGCCGGTCCCACGGTGGCCTTAGACCTGGCTTTGGGGACAGCTGGTGCCACCGGTGCCGGGGCCAAGCTGAAGGTCCCCAAATTATCCCTAGCACCTTTTGGTGTCAAGGATGGGGACAAGGGTGCTGGCGGTGAGGAGGGTCCCCAGGATGCCAGCGCAGTGATGAAGTTGCCACAGTTGGGAATCGGGGGGGACGACGGGAGGTCAGCGGAACTGGGGTCCCCTGGGACCCCCCGGCTTCGGGTACCACGGGTGGGCATCGCCCTGCCAGCAACAGGCAGCCGGCGCGTGCCGTCATTGCCTAAACTCCCTGCAGGGCCAGAGCTGGGTGGGGTGGTGAAGTTGCCTAAATTTGGGGGATCCAGCCCTGACATCCGCATTGGGGGGGACGCCAAAATGATGAGACGAGGAGGAAGTGCCGAGAGCTTGAGTATTGGCACGGCAGGAAGGAAGATGCCGGAGTCTCCCGGCACGATCCTGTTGAAGCTGAAAACCAGGGGGGCGATGGCTGATGGGGGGGTGCAACCATCGACTCCCCGATTCTCCGTCCCCGCTGTGGGTTTTACCATGCCAGTAAAACAACCAGAGGAGCCAGTAAGCCGGAAGATACCAAAACCCACAAGCGTGCCGGCATTGAAGGTGCCAATGTTGGAGTTGGCACCGCCAGGGATGGATGGGGTGGAGGAGACCACCGGGAAGGATGGAGCACCGGGACGCCAGTCTAGGGTCAAATTGCCAAAATtcagtgcaggttttgctgggaGCGGGttggaaggggaggggaggatgaggatgggcagTGTGAAGAAGGCAGTGTTGGTGTTGGTGAAgccaaaggagaaaggagaagacaaCAGGGTTGTGGACCCCCACCCCCATGTCAATGGGGAAGCGGAGGGCAAGGCCCGGCGACGGCGGTGGATGCCCAGGGTGGGTTTCTCCCCTGGGGGCTCCCCACCAGACCCCCCCATCACCCAACCCAAGGTGGGGAAGATGCGGTTACCCAACATGGAGCGCTCCCCTGGGGACCCTGAATTCAGCCAGCGGCCAGTGATGACAGAAGTCACCCCATGCTTCAATTTGGGGGGTTTCAGGGGTGAGGGGACCCCTAAATTTCAGCTACCTAAGCTGGCACTGACCCCCCAACCCTGTGGTGAGCAGTGA
- the EMC4 gene encoding ER membrane protein complex subunit 4, which yields MAAAAAAVRGRRFKWSLELAAAPGGRPRGAAEGRGPLGFAERQLGEGGVHESDKILMEKRCWDVALAPLKQIPMNLFIMYMAGNTISIFPAMMVCMMGWRPLQALMSLSATLKALESSSRRALQGLVFLVGNGLGLALALYKCQAMGLLPTRPSDWLAFVAPPQRMEFTGGGLIL from the exons atggcggcggcggcggcggcggtgcggggACGGCGCTTCAAGTGGTCGCTGGAGTtggcggcggcgccgggggggCG GCCCCGCGGAGCCGCCGAGGGCCGCGGGCCGCTGGGGTTCGCCGAGCGACAGCTGGGGGAGGGCGGCGTCCACGAAAGCGACAAAATCCTCATGGAGAag CGCTGCTGGGACGTGGCCCTGGCACCACTGAAGCAGATCCCGATGAACCTGTTCATCATGTATATGGCCGGCAACACCATCTCCATCTTCCCTGCCATGATGGTCTGCATGATGGGCTGGCGCCCGCTGCAGGCCCTCATGTCCCTCTCTGCCA CACTGAAGGCACTGGAGAGCTCGAGCCGGCGGGCACTGCAGGGGCTGGTGTTCCTGGTGGGCAATGGGCTGGGGCTGGCGCTGGCCCTCTACAAGTGCCAGGCCATGGGGCTGCTGCCCACCCGCCCCTCTGACTGGCTGGCCTTCGTCGCCCCCCCACAG CGCATGGAGTTCACTGGGGGGGGCCTGATCCTGTGA